The following are from one region of the Rhodopirellula sp. P2 genome:
- a CDS encoding ATP-binding response regulator, with the protein MSDRVLIVESEAVARNELVRILNDGSREVTAVESCDRSLQELEVASFDLIITELPQCKSSSFNSPESSSPSSDAGTAAIRWVEKLREVAPRVPIILITREGAEPVAGEALMRGAATYIPLHLASEGLVDTVEQVLKVSRSASQATDIDQCVSRIKLELVLPSHEHLVPAVIARLEQELAQLHLFDEMTWTQIAMALDEAILNAMIHGNLEVESALREVDNGEAYQEKIRLHRELPPFDERRTYVTLTATRSQAVFVIRDQGPGYDVSALPDPTDPANLESIGGRGLLLISAFMDEIHHNEVGNELTMIKRKRSDSSAS; encoded by the coding sequence GTGAGTGATCGCGTTCTGATTGTCGAATCCGAGGCTGTTGCACGCAATGAATTAGTGCGCATCCTGAACGACGGTTCTCGCGAAGTGACTGCAGTTGAATCCTGCGACCGGTCCCTTCAAGAACTGGAAGTCGCCTCGTTCGACTTGATCATCACGGAACTGCCACAGTGCAAATCATCGAGCTTCAACTCGCCAGAGTCGAGCTCGCCGTCCAGCGACGCTGGCACCGCTGCAATCCGCTGGGTCGAAAAACTGCGTGAGGTTGCCCCCCGTGTCCCGATCATCCTGATCACACGCGAGGGCGCTGAACCGGTCGCCGGCGAAGCATTGATGCGAGGCGCGGCCACCTACATCCCCTTGCATCTTGCCTCGGAAGGCCTGGTCGACACGGTCGAACAAGTCCTCAAGGTCAGCCGCTCGGCATCGCAAGCGACCGACATCGATCAATGCGTTTCCCGAATCAAGTTGGAACTGGTCCTTCCCAGCCACGAACATTTGGTTCCGGCCGTGATCGCGAGACTGGAACAGGAACTCGCGCAACTGCACCTGTTTGATGAAATGACCTGGACCCAGATCGCGATGGCTCTCGATGAAGCCATCCTCAACGCGATGATCCACGGCAACCTGGAAGTCGAATCGGCCCTCCGTGAGGTCGACAACGGCGAGGCCTACCAAGAAAAGATTCGACTTCACCGCGAACTACCCCCGTTCGACGAACGTCGAACTTATGTGACCCTGACCGCCACCCGCAGCCAAGCCGTGTTTGTCATCCGCGACCAAGGCCCTGGCTACGACGTCTCGGCACTGCCTGATCCCACCGATCCCGCCAACCTGGAATCGATTGGTGGACGTGGGCTGCTACTGATCAGTGCATTCATGGACGAAATCCATCACAATGAAGTTGGCAATGAACTGACGATGATCAAGCGCAAGCGATCCGACAGTTCCGCGTCGTGA
- a CDS encoding esterase/lipase family protein, translating into MLCCTSSGCITSRYLENRSIRENALTNSLHLLRWRGPEISVRTQSTLRRYGLIETYQDDSQICLHRLQALNAQNPDTELAYALSELSYVEGKIADRDGRSSDAMNHYGIALTTSYRYLFGNQLGEVRNQYDPQFRAVCDLYNESLEDLLRLLCAENRLRPGQTYTIQTANQKFVIRAEMRGAWQEDEFDHYEFVSDYDIKTLNNRHTTYGLGVPLIAVRKPRGEGHPEEKYYPEGLSYAVTALLRCSTEPSKGRGGSGTYDGLANSGNLSSVQQVSHAASQANEFGAADENVVCVLEFFDPLRANQIQLANDWVPLETDLTTPLAFFLDSEEYRKRDRATEGLLDPDDAQEKRGLYMLEPYDPNRIPVLMVHGLWSSPLTWMDMFNDLRSFPEIRERYQFWFYLYPSGQPFWISATQLRGDLFAMRQTFDPAGQDRAIDHTVLVGHSMGGLVSRMQTIDSGDDFWNLVSDKPKEKLRGPPQDINKLVSSLEFRPNQSVGRVITIGTPHRGSNLANTTTRWLAGKVIKLPRMAVSTSTRLTRANPGFFRDTRLLTEANAVDSLAPDSPIFPVMLRAKRSSHVKYHNIIGVLDDPPLLAGRHHRGDGVVEYSSATMDDTQSELVVDATHTKLHMTGKAIFEVRRILLDHLEEVDSQDRLAWAPQSSTPLMSDGASGMITDVAPNLSGGRPSVYQLMSSPPSESSRR; encoded by the coding sequence CTGTTGTGCTGCACTTCATCGGGGTGCATCACCTCGCGGTATCTCGAGAATCGATCGATCCGCGAAAATGCTCTGACCAATTCGTTGCACTTGCTTCGCTGGCGCGGCCCCGAAATCAGTGTTCGGACTCAGAGCACGCTGCGGCGCTACGGGCTGATCGAGACCTATCAAGACGACAGTCAGATCTGTCTGCACCGGTTGCAAGCGCTCAACGCCCAGAACCCCGACACGGAATTGGCGTATGCCTTGTCCGAGTTGTCTTACGTGGAGGGCAAGATTGCCGATCGCGATGGGCGGTCCAGCGATGCAATGAACCACTACGGCATCGCTCTGACCACCAGCTACCGCTACTTGTTTGGCAATCAGTTGGGGGAGGTTCGCAATCAGTACGACCCTCAGTTCCGAGCTGTTTGCGATTTGTACAACGAGTCGCTGGAGGACCTGCTGCGTTTGTTGTGCGCTGAGAATCGCTTGCGTCCCGGCCAGACTTACACGATTCAGACGGCCAATCAAAAGTTCGTGATTCGCGCCGAGATGCGTGGTGCTTGGCAGGAAGACGAATTTGATCACTACGAATTCGTGAGTGATTACGACATCAAAACGCTGAACAATCGACACACCACGTACGGTCTCGGTGTGCCGTTGATCGCTGTGCGGAAACCGCGTGGCGAAGGCCATCCGGAAGAAAAGTACTACCCCGAAGGTTTGAGTTACGCCGTGACAGCGCTGCTTCGCTGTTCCACCGAACCGTCCAAGGGGCGTGGAGGATCGGGAACGTACGATGGGCTGGCGAATTCGGGCAACTTGTCTTCGGTGCAACAGGTGTCGCACGCCGCCTCGCAAGCCAACGAGTTTGGTGCGGCGGATGAAAACGTGGTGTGTGTGCTGGAGTTCTTTGACCCGTTGCGAGCCAACCAGATTCAATTGGCCAACGATTGGGTGCCCTTGGAAACGGATCTGACCACCCCGCTGGCGTTCTTCCTCGACAGTGAAGAGTATCGCAAACGAGACCGAGCGACCGAAGGGTTGCTCGATCCAGACGACGCGCAAGAGAAGCGTGGTTTGTACATGTTGGAACCGTACGATCCCAATCGGATCCCGGTGTTGATGGTGCACGGGCTTTGGTCCAGTCCGCTGACGTGGATGGACATGTTCAATGACCTGCGAAGCTTCCCCGAAATTCGGGAACGCTATCAATTCTGGTTCTATCTGTATCCCTCGGGGCAACCGTTCTGGATCAGTGCAACTCAGCTGCGCGGCGATTTGTTCGCCATGCGTCAAACGTTTGACCCAGCAGGTCAGGATCGGGCGATCGATCACACGGTGTTGGTCGGGCACAGCATGGGCGGGTTGGTCAGTCGCATGCAGACAATCGACAGTGGCGATGACTTTTGGAATCTGGTCAGTGACAAGCCCAAGGAGAAGCTTCGAGGTCCACCCCAGGACATCAATAAACTTGTCAGCTCGTTGGAGTTTCGGCCGAACCAATCCGTTGGTCGGGTGATCACGATTGGAACGCCACACCGAGGCAGCAACCTTGCCAACACCACCACGCGTTGGTTGGCGGGCAAGGTCATCAAGTTGCCACGCATGGCGGTCTCAACCAGCACCCGTTTGACGCGCGCCAATCCAGGATTCTTTCGTGACACGCGGCTGCTCACAGAAGCCAATGCGGTGGATTCGTTGGCGCCGGATTCGCCGATCTTCCCTGTGATGTTGCGGGCGAAGCGATCGTCGCATGTGAAGTACCACAATATCATCGGTGTGCTGGACGATCCGCCGCTGTTAGCGGGACGACATCATCGAGGCGACGGGGTGGTGGAATACTCCAGCGCGACGATGGACGACACGCAAAGTGAGTTGGTGGTCGATGCGACGCACACTAAGTTGCATATGACCGGCAAGGCCATCTTCGAAGTGCGACGGATTCTGCTGGATCACCTCGAGGAGGTCGATTCTCAGGATCGATTGGCTTGGGCACCTCAGTCGTCAACACCGCTGATGAGCGATGGAGCTTCGGGGATGATCACCGATGTGGCTCCCAATCTGTCAGGCGGGCGTCCCTCGGTCTATCAGCTGATGAGCAGCCCCCCAAGCGAATCGTCCCGGCGGTAG
- a CDS encoding FHA domain-containing protein, translating to MQVRLRVQSGSHEGKEIEVSDKRFLIGRSESCQLRPKSESVSRRHCILAIKDGRVLVQDLKSRNGTFVNDKRLPADKAKVLKDGDNLRVGKLMFSLVIEHGLQAAKKPEVKSVADAAERTKQSSSDDSRFEDVDVDCWLDEADAIDRVRKQTDPDTRQFRLDEKEGEQSDDLSVDGTVMIEDVPGKKQDDDTRMSSDDDTSSGSRVIPPKSKPGKLPAGAKKALKENSRDAADDALKRFFSGR from the coding sequence ATGCAAGTTAGACTGCGAGTCCAATCGGGCAGCCACGAAGGCAAAGAGATCGAGGTCTCGGACAAGCGATTCTTGATTGGACGTAGTGAATCTTGTCAGCTTCGTCCAAAGAGCGAGTCGGTTAGCCGTCGGCACTGCATCTTGGCGATCAAGGACGGCCGAGTCCTGGTTCAGGACCTGAAAAGCCGCAACGGAACGTTCGTCAACGACAAACGTTTGCCAGCTGACAAAGCCAAGGTTCTCAAAGACGGTGACAACCTGCGCGTTGGCAAGTTGATGTTTTCGCTTGTCATCGAACACGGCTTGCAAGCCGCGAAGAAGCCGGAGGTCAAAAGCGTTGCTGACGCAGCGGAGCGAACCAAGCAGAGTTCCAGCGACGACAGTCGCTTTGAAGATGTCGATGTCGATTGCTGGTTGGACGAGGCCGACGCGATTGACCGCGTTCGCAAGCAAACCGACCCGGACACCCGCCAGTTTCGCCTGGATGAAAAAGAGGGCGAGCAAAGCGACGATTTGTCTGTTGACGGCACGGTGATGATCGAAGACGTGCCTGGGAAGAAGCAGGACGACGACACTCGCATGTCATCGGACGACGACACCAGTTCTGGCTCGCGAGTCATTCCGCCCAAGAGCAAACCTGGCAAGTTGCCAGCAGGGGCCAAGAAAGCACTCAAAGAGAATTCGCGAGACGCTGCGGACGATGCTTTGAAGCGTTTCTTCAGCGGCCGCTAG
- a CDS encoding RNA polymerase sigma factor, with protein sequence MKTVSLAMLSNEALADAYLGRDARMDSAFTELFRRHRDLVYRVCVRWLGHHQDAEDLTQETFRRVAASIQSWDRTRPIEPWLTTIAGNRCRTFLAKQRTKPRLSGIDESHVAIAGVDSPANGIQATQSLRDAMESLAASPRRAFELVHFDGMSYDQASRVMGHPAGTIKTWVHRARLQVINRVRESGGVA encoded by the coding sequence ATGAAAACCGTTTCGCTCGCGATGTTGTCCAACGAAGCTTTGGCGGATGCCTATCTGGGCCGTGATGCCCGGATGGATTCTGCATTCACCGAGCTGTTTCGCCGGCATCGTGATTTGGTGTATCGCGTCTGTGTTCGCTGGTTGGGCCACCATCAAGATGCGGAGGACTTGACGCAGGAAACGTTTCGCCGCGTTGCCGCATCGATTCAGTCATGGGATCGAACCCGACCCATTGAGCCTTGGTTGACCACGATCGCCGGCAACCGATGCCGTACTTTTTTGGCGAAACAGCGAACCAAACCCCGGTTGTCGGGAATTGACGAATCGCACGTGGCCATCGCTGGAGTGGATTCCCCGGCCAACGGCATTCAGGCAACCCAGTCGCTTCGCGACGCGATGGAGTCGCTGGCCGCTTCGCCTCGGCGTGCTTTCGAACTGGTCCATTTTGACGGGATGTCCTACGACCAAGCTTCTCGCGTGATGGGCCATCCGGCTGGGACGATCAAGACTTGGGTGCATCGAGCTCGACTGCAGGTGATCAACCGCGTTCGGGAATCAGGGGGTGTCGCGTGA
- a CDS encoding HD-GYP domain-containing protein, which yields MTASFTTSNADIDPLHASVLAGICVAQRAAEEAANVSTNPLDAMERVNQTLVNDIEQLSISLSDKFEEIRLIHDLTAKLELESDANAICIDMLKQLSVCVPWQTAVVELCPADTECVDDEPERLAIGEPIDIKQLEATIAAAWRHTAKTDGIVRDITIVNHSNEPLLRNCRLMILPIHRGGTHLGRMIALRTLDHPEFNTVDIDLVRSVLMMLSMHLVNQRQYIEMQSMLEGMVRSLASALDAKDAYTCGHSSRVADLAVALSRRLGMSQYDSDSLQLAGILHDIGKIGIDDSVLKKPGALTAEEFDQIKQHPVLGYEILKGIRPFRHILPAVRHHHESWDGRGYPDGLAGDSIPRAAQILAVADSFDAMVSDRPYRRGMPLEKVRKIFEEGRGKQWASDVVDALLSNEELMIRFAENYQTPPEIESEACT from the coding sequence ATGACCGCTTCATTCACCACATCGAACGCCGACATCGACCCGCTGCACGCCAGCGTGTTGGCCGGGATCTGTGTTGCCCAACGCGCTGCAGAAGAAGCGGCCAACGTCAGCACGAATCCTCTCGATGCAATGGAACGGGTCAATCAAACACTCGTCAACGACATCGAACAGCTTTCGATCTCGCTTTCGGACAAGTTCGAAGAGATCCGGTTGATCCATGACCTGACGGCGAAACTGGAATTGGAAAGCGATGCAAACGCGATTTGCATCGACATGCTGAAACAACTTTCTGTCTGCGTTCCCTGGCAAACGGCTGTGGTCGAACTGTGCCCGGCAGACACAGAATGCGTCGACGATGAACCGGAACGATTGGCGATCGGAGAACCGATCGACATCAAGCAACTCGAAGCGACCATCGCAGCCGCTTGGCGACACACCGCCAAAACCGACGGCATTGTCCGTGACATCACGATCGTCAACCACAGCAACGAACCACTCTTACGCAACTGTCGGCTGATGATCCTGCCGATCCACCGCGGCGGCACTCACCTGGGGCGGATGATCGCGCTCCGCACGCTCGATCACCCTGAATTCAACACGGTTGATATCGACTTAGTGCGTTCGGTCCTGATGATGCTGTCCATGCACTTGGTCAACCAACGCCAGTACATCGAGATGCAATCGATGCTGGAAGGCATGGTGCGTTCTCTCGCGTCAGCGCTGGACGCCAAGGACGCCTACACTTGCGGGCACAGCTCCCGAGTGGCCGACCTTGCCGTTGCCCTGTCTCGTCGCTTGGGAATGTCTCAGTACGATTCGGACTCCTTGCAACTGGCCGGCATCTTGCATGACATCGGCAAGATTGGCATCGACGACTCTGTGCTGAAAAAACCTGGCGCGTTGACCGCGGAAGAATTCGACCAAATCAAACAACACCCAGTTCTGGGCTACGAGATCCTCAAGGGAATCCGTCCCTTCCGGCACATTCTCCCCGCCGTTCGCCACCACCATGAATCCTGGGATGGTCGCGGATACCCGGATGGACTGGCCGGTGATAGCATTCCACGCGCGGCACAAATTCTGGCCGTCGCCGATTCGTTTGATGCCATGGTCAGCGACCGGCCTTACCGTCGCGGCATGCCACTTGAGAAAGTCCGCAAGATCTTCGAGGAAGGTCGCGGGAAACAATGGGCATCCGATGTCGTTGACGCCCTGCTCAGCAACGAAGAACTGATGATCCGCTTTGCGGAGAACTATCAAACACCACCGGAAATTGAATCCGAAGCATGTACCTGA
- a CDS encoding DUF1559 family PulG-like putative transporter yields the protein MNIKPSKRGFTLVELLVVIAIIGVLVGLLLPAVQAAREAARRMQCSNNFKQIGLGLHNYHSAYNRLPTQSGGTKNTNVDGSIRGNLHLLSFLVGVTPFIEQQGLWEQIANPRAINHNGSTRTPPFPPMGPVPWDRSYTPWVTQVGTFRCPSDPNVPPANFEAFTNYAACIGDGIASNNHSCVNDDGSDASWCLPRRGGMDRGFFVSRVETRFRDVLDGLSNTIACGEIVTDNNTLEINTVVVNRGSNAAFFSEPAVCEDTIDPNRPQFHVSGTNANNWSSSQRRGMRWADGRPVMSSVGTIMAPNGVSCAYSGDGSDTMVTVGSRHQGGAHVLMGDGAVRFITDSIEAGNSRANSPNWPVGSSTTPPGSESPYGLWGALGTKAMKETGGLE from the coding sequence ATGAACATCAAACCCTCGAAACGGGGATTCACACTGGTTGAGTTGTTGGTCGTGATTGCGATCATCGGCGTGTTGGTGGGGCTGCTGTTGCCGGCCGTTCAAGCGGCGCGAGAAGCAGCACGACGGATGCAGTGCAGCAATAATTTCAAGCAAATTGGCTTGGGACTTCATAACTACCACTCCGCGTACAATCGTCTGCCGACCCAAAGTGGCGGGACCAAGAACACCAATGTGGACGGCAGTATCCGTGGCAACCTGCATTTGCTCAGTTTTCTGGTCGGGGTGACCCCGTTCATTGAGCAGCAGGGATTGTGGGAGCAGATCGCCAACCCGCGTGCGATCAACCACAATGGCAGCACTCGAACGCCGCCCTTCCCGCCCATGGGACCCGTGCCCTGGGACCGCAGCTACACACCTTGGGTCACTCAAGTGGGAACGTTTCGTTGCCCGAGTGATCCGAACGTTCCACCAGCCAACTTCGAGGCGTTCACAAACTATGCGGCTTGCATTGGTGACGGGATCGCCAGCAACAATCACAGTTGTGTGAACGACGATGGATCCGATGCGTCGTGGTGTTTGCCTCGTCGTGGCGGGATGGATCGTGGTTTCTTTGTGAGCCGAGTGGAAACCCGCTTCCGTGATGTGCTGGACGGTTTGAGCAACACCATTGCGTGTGGCGAGATCGTGACTGACAACAACACCTTGGAGATCAACACGGTGGTGGTCAACCGAGGCAGCAACGCCGCATTCTTCAGCGAGCCAGCTGTTTGTGAAGACACGATTGATCCCAATCGTCCTCAGTTTCACGTCTCTGGTACCAACGCGAACAACTGGAGTTCTTCCCAGCGACGCGGGATGCGTTGGGCGGATGGACGTCCCGTGATGTCCAGTGTTGGCACGATCATGGCCCCCAACGGTGTCAGCTGTGCCTACTCAGGCGATGGCTCGGATACGATGGTGACCGTGGGCAGCCGTCACCAAGGTGGAGCACACGTGTTGATGGGTGACGGAGCGGTTCGTTTCATCACGGATTCGATCGAAGCTGGCAATTCACGCGCTAATTCGCCGAACTGGCCTGTGGGATCATCGACGACTCCGCCTGGGTCAGAAAGTCCTTACGGTTTGTGGGGAGCACTGGGGACCAAGGCGATGAAGGAAACTGGCGGTCTGGAGTAG
- a CDS encoding alpha/beta hydrolase — MSDRGSAVLVATLVTLVLGQATLVHAEQLISLRNGMVLRGVYLEVASMNQNAFSAGNEGGIQNRPIWVVDDGLRRTYVHRRGMVAAEPRDVPDLHERIEFFQPVPDGGEQVASIGQALGVTPFNEFGRRRLTVRGPSGSPFAILQGITELTAKYAKVEALKTDDSINLDMRIATSSISSDQLRDIFRRNTDPKNVDARLNVVRFFAESERYADARRELVRILDEFPDSADLKPIVGQYVENEARQLLEQAELRRESGQPKLARAILDQFPTRVVSRVTQVKVADLVGSMDQTQQQIDTVHQQLAALVGELQEPTQDSLGGLVAEIKAELSPETLPRLSDFIRMGGNATMDPETRVSLAVAGWLLGNGSGETNLKIVLSLIDVRALVREFLVEVDPGKRQEILARLSSLEGARADYIAKMLPLMKPPMIDAIQTDPSIVADPSVAGMFHVGLDQNGFHAAQAEEPSAIPPVSYVVQLPPEYDPNRTYPCVVAMHAAGAIAETQLNWWSGVPQQSFLQQSSDRDRGTDESSVEEPETPTTMRLGHSIRHGFIVVAPRWTRGGQGDYEYTMREHDAVLSSLRHALRHFAIDSDRVFIGGHGPGGTAAWDIAISHPDLWAGMISISSRPGKTLLHYNENSKYVPVYIVKGDKDGVPLRDFGAIYDRYMTYDHDAMIVLYRGRGLDFFYEEADRIFEWMKTPGHRRPAPPEELEVVSMREGDRYFWWLEWDEMLPGLSINPILWADAERLKAAPVKARVMANNEVIITQAPSDSYTVWLYPQMPLDFKQTITVRYRSRRKDFTFDQSVGVMLEDVRVRADRERPFWGKVQIP; from the coding sequence CTGAGCGACCGCGGTTCGGCGGTTCTTGTTGCGACGCTTGTCACGTTGGTGCTGGGCCAAGCGACGTTGGTCCACGCGGAGCAATTGATCTCACTGCGGAATGGCATGGTGCTGCGGGGCGTCTACCTGGAGGTCGCCAGCATGAACCAGAATGCGTTTTCGGCTGGCAACGAAGGCGGGATTCAAAACCGCCCCATTTGGGTTGTCGACGATGGGCTGCGACGGACTTACGTTCACCGGCGAGGCATGGTCGCCGCCGAGCCACGCGATGTCCCCGACTTGCATGAGCGGATTGAATTTTTCCAGCCGGTGCCGGACGGGGGCGAGCAGGTCGCGTCCATCGGCCAGGCACTCGGGGTGACACCCTTCAATGAATTTGGGCGTCGGCGACTGACCGTGCGAGGTCCCTCGGGATCTCCGTTCGCAATCCTGCAAGGCATCACGGAGCTGACGGCGAAGTACGCGAAGGTGGAGGCGTTGAAGACGGACGATTCGATCAACCTGGACATGCGAATTGCGACGTCCAGTATCAGCAGCGATCAACTGCGGGACATCTTTCGCCGGAACACGGACCCCAAGAATGTCGACGCGAGGCTCAATGTCGTCCGGTTTTTTGCCGAGTCGGAGCGTTACGCGGACGCCCGTCGTGAGCTGGTTCGGATCTTGGATGAGTTCCCCGACAGTGCGGACCTCAAGCCGATTGTGGGGCAGTATGTCGAGAACGAAGCCAGGCAGTTGCTGGAGCAGGCTGAGTTGCGACGGGAATCCGGCCAGCCCAAATTGGCTCGCGCGATTTTGGACCAATTCCCGACGCGGGTTGTCAGTCGTGTGACGCAGGTCAAGGTCGCGGACTTGGTCGGTTCGATGGATCAGACTCAGCAGCAGATCGACACGGTCCACCAGCAATTGGCGGCGTTGGTGGGCGAGTTGCAAGAGCCAACGCAGGATTCCTTGGGGGGCTTGGTCGCTGAAATCAAAGCGGAGCTTTCACCCGAAACGCTGCCGCGGTTGAGTGACTTCATTCGGATGGGCGGCAACGCGACGATGGACCCCGAAACTCGCGTGTCGTTGGCGGTGGCCGGGTGGTTGCTCGGCAACGGATCCGGGGAAACCAACTTGAAAATCGTCTTGTCGCTGATCGATGTGCGAGCGCTGGTTCGCGAATTTTTAGTGGAAGTGGATCCCGGCAAGCGGCAAGAGATTCTGGCACGTTTGTCCTCTTTGGAAGGTGCGCGAGCCGACTACATCGCGAAGATGTTGCCGTTGATGAAGCCGCCCATGATCGATGCGATTCAAACGGACCCGTCCATCGTCGCTGATCCGTCTGTGGCGGGGATGTTCCATGTCGGGTTGGATCAAAATGGATTTCATGCGGCGCAAGCTGAGGAGCCATCTGCGATCCCGCCTGTTTCTTATGTGGTGCAATTGCCGCCGGAGTACGACCCCAATCGAACTTATCCCTGTGTGGTGGCAATGCATGCCGCCGGAGCGATCGCGGAGACGCAGCTGAATTGGTGGTCGGGTGTCCCGCAGCAATCCTTTTTGCAGCAGAGTTCTGATCGAGATCGAGGAACCGATGAATCGTCGGTCGAGGAACCTGAAACGCCCACAACGATGAGGTTGGGCCATTCGATCCGGCATGGTTTCATTGTGGTTGCGCCGCGATGGACGCGAGGTGGGCAAGGCGACTACGAGTACACGATGCGAGAGCATGACGCGGTGTTGAGTTCGCTGCGTCACGCCCTGCGTCACTTTGCGATTGATTCGGATCGAGTCTTCATTGGCGGGCATGGGCCGGGTGGGACCGCGGCTTGGGACATTGCGATCTCTCATCCCGATTTGTGGGCGGGCATGATCAGTATCAGCAGTCGGCCTGGCAAGACGTTGTTGCACTACAACGAGAATTCCAAGTACGTGCCCGTTTACATCGTCAAGGGCGACAAAGATGGTGTGCCGTTGCGAGATTTTGGTGCCATTTACGATCGTTACATGACCTACGATCACGATGCGATGATCGTCTTGTATCGCGGTCGCGGTTTGGACTTCTTTTACGAGGAAGCCGACCGAATCTTTGAGTGGATGAAGACGCCTGGGCATCGCCGTCCCGCGCCTCCAGAGGAGTTGGAGGTGGTTTCGATGCGAGAGGGCGATCGGTATTTCTGGTGGCTGGAATGGGACGAAATGTTGCCCGGGTTGTCCATCAATCCCATTCTTTGGGCGGATGCGGAACGACTGAAAGCCGCCCCCGTGAAGGCTCGCGTGATGGCCAACAACGAGGTCATCATCACGCAGGCTCCGTCGGATTCCTACACCGTTTGGCTGTACCCGCAGATGCCCTTGGATTTCAAGCAGACGATCACGGTTCGCTACCGCTCTCGACGGAAGGACTTCACGTTTGATCAATCCGTTGGGGTGATGTTGGAGGACGTGCGAGTGCGGGCTGATCGGGAGCGTCCGTTTTGGGGGAAGGTGCAAATTCCCTGA
- a CDS encoding UDP-glucose 6-dehydrogenase: protein MTATASAPASEHPAIGPVTKICCIGAGYVGGPTMAMIAHQCHDIEVKVVDINAARIAQWNSDELPIYEPGLDDIVKGRRDQNLIFTTEVDEAIRDADMIFISVNTPTKTFGVGAGRAANLEFIEKCARKIAEVSVGHKIVVEKSTLPVRTAEAVKAILAEATSGATFDVLSNPEFLAEGTAIDDLLSPDRVLIGGESDAAVQALVEVYAQWVPRERVLTTNLWSSELSKLTANAFLAQRVSSINSISALCEATEADVDEVAMAIGMDSRIGPKFLKASVGFGGSCFQKDILNLVYLCEYFGLPEVADYWQQVVTMNDYQKRRFVHRMVRTMFNTVSDKKIAIWGFAFKKDTNDTRESAAIYVCRDLLLEKARLSIYDPQVTKAQVVADLEAVFRNGDQELSAASRQLIENNIEVVSDAESAANSAHAVAVLTEWDEFAAADFEKIQRGMQKPAFIFDGRNTLKGLGLEKLGFDYQGIGFRR from the coding sequence ATGACTGCTACCGCTTCTGCCCCCGCTTCGGAGCACCCTGCGATCGGACCGGTTACGAAAATCTGCTGCATTGGTGCGGGATATGTGGGCGGTCCAACGATGGCCATGATCGCCCATCAGTGTCATGACATCGAAGTCAAAGTGGTGGACATCAACGCCGCTCGGATCGCGCAGTGGAACAGCGATGAGTTGCCGATCTATGAGCCCGGGCTCGATGACATCGTGAAAGGCCGTCGTGACCAGAATTTGATTTTCACAACGGAAGTTGACGAAGCGATTCGCGACGCCGACATGATCTTCATTTCGGTCAACACGCCGACCAAGACGTTCGGTGTGGGAGCCGGCCGCGCCGCCAACTTGGAGTTCATTGAAAAGTGCGCTCGAAAGATTGCCGAGGTTTCCGTCGGTCATAAAATCGTCGTTGAAAAGTCGACCTTGCCCGTCCGGACCGCGGAAGCCGTCAAGGCGATCTTGGCGGAAGCGACCAGCGGAGCAACCTTTGACGTGCTGTCGAATCCCGAGTTTCTGGCAGAAGGGACCGCGATCGATGATTTGTTGTCGCCCGATCGTGTGTTGATTGGCGGGGAAAGCGATGCTGCCGTGCAAGCTCTTGTGGAGGTCTACGCCCAGTGGGTCCCGCGGGAGAGAGTGCTGACAACCAACCTGTGGAGCAGCGAGCTGTCCAAGTTGACCGCCAACGCCTTTTTGGCTCAGCGAGTGTCTTCGATCAATTCCATCTCGGCACTTTGCGAGGCCACGGAGGCGGACGTTGACGAAGTTGCGATGGCGATCGGGATGGATTCTCGCATTGGCCCCAAGTTCTTGAAGGCGTCCGTTGGCTTTGGGGGCTCATGTTTTCAGAAGGATATTCTTAATCTCGTCTATCTCTGCGAGTACTTTGGGTTGCCCGAAGTGGCCGATTATTGGCAGCAAGTCGTGACGATGAACGACTACCAAAAGCGACGCTTTGTCCACCGCATGGTGCGGACGATGTTCAACACAGTGTCGGATAAAAAGATCGCCATCTGGGGATTCGCGTTCAAAAAGGACACCAATGACACCCGTGAATCAGCAGCGATCTACGTTTGTCGCGACCTGTTGTTGGAAAAGGCTCGGTTGTCGATTTATGACCCGCAAGTCACCAAGGCTCAGGTTGTGGCGGACCTGGAAGCGGTTTTTCGGAACGGTGATCAAGAGCTCAGTGCTGCCTCGCGTCAGTTGATCGAAAACAACATCGAAGTGGTTTCGGATGCCGAATCAGCCGCCAATTCCGCACATGCAGTCGCCGTGCTGACGGAATGGGATGAGTTTGCAGCAGCGGATTTCGAGAAAATCCAGCGAGGGATGCAGAAGCCGGCCTTCATCTTCGACGGTCGGAACACGCTCAAGGGGTTGGGGCTTGAGAAGCTCGGGTTTGACTACCAGGGCATCGGATTCAGACGTTGA